The following are from one region of the Stigmatella ashevillena genome:
- a CDS encoding amidohydrolase, which produces MAGVSMQGVRYSLTAVLFVAGVAGCARRAVEPSSSASPVTVYVAQQVRTLDPERPRAEALAIRGGKVLAVGSRQEVLAAAGGDARVVDLGGATVVPGLTDAHGHLAALGRGLATVRLLETRSRAEVLERLAAAPASAYQGDWLIGGGWDQNDWPEKAFPDRAELDARWPSTPVSLGRVDGHALWVNGEALRRAGITRDTKDPEGGRILRGPGGEPTGVLVDNAMDLVSAVIPPPTDKQFEAQLAAALARCAQGGMTGVHDAGMDLRTFRLLQRWDAAGRLPLRIYAMADGQGADQEAYLAQGTFQGDRLTMRAVKLSADGALGSRGAALHAPYSDEAGHRGLLLLTPEQYEARVRAFTARGFQVATHAIGDRANTLVLDTLLKVVGPEGVRAGRHRVEHAQVMRLEDIQTLGAHGFIASVQPTHATSDMPWAETRVGPERIQGAYAWQRLKAAGATLALGSDFPVERPDMLAGLYAARTRQDAEGHPPGGWFPAQRLSGEEALEGFTLGAAFAAFAEASRGPLKPGMDADFVALSVDPVDAPAQELLTAQVRLTVVAGTEVYPAPGH; this is translated from the coding sequence ATGGCAGGTGTCTCGATGCAAGGTGTCCGGTATTCCCTCACGGCGGTGCTCTTCGTGGCAGGCGTGGCCGGCTGTGCCCGACGCGCCGTGGAGCCTTCCTCCTCGGCTTCCCCGGTGACGGTGTATGTCGCCCAGCAGGTGCGGACGCTCGACCCGGAGCGTCCCCGGGCCGAAGCCCTCGCCATCCGGGGCGGCAAGGTGCTGGCGGTGGGAAGCCGGCAGGAAGTGCTCGCCGCCGCGGGCGGTGACGCGCGCGTCGTGGACCTCGGCGGGGCCACGGTGGTGCCGGGCCTCACCGATGCGCACGGACACCTCGCGGCGCTCGGGCGGGGGCTCGCCACGGTGCGGCTCCTAGAGACCCGCTCGCGCGCGGAGGTGCTGGAGCGCCTGGCCGCGGCTCCGGCCTCCGCCTACCAGGGAGACTGGCTCATCGGCGGCGGGTGGGACCAGAACGACTGGCCAGAGAAGGCCTTCCCGGACCGGGCGGAGCTGGACGCGCGCTGGCCTTCCACGCCCGTGTCCCTGGGCCGCGTGGATGGCCATGCGCTGTGGGTGAACGGCGAAGCGCTGCGGCGCGCGGGCATCACCCGGGACACGAAGGATCCGGAAGGTGGACGCATCCTGCGCGGCCCCGGGGGAGAGCCCACCGGCGTGCTCGTGGACAACGCGATGGACCTCGTCTCCGCCGTGATTCCGCCACCCACGGACAAGCAGTTCGAAGCCCAGCTGGCGGCGGCCCTCGCCCGCTGTGCCCAAGGAGGCATGACGGGCGTCCATGACGCGGGCATGGACTTGCGCACCTTCCGCCTGCTCCAGCGCTGGGACGCCGCGGGACGGCTGCCCCTGCGCATCTACGCAATGGCGGACGGACAGGGCGCCGATCAGGAGGCCTACCTGGCCCAGGGAACCTTCCAGGGAGACCGGCTGACGATGCGCGCGGTGAAGCTCTCCGCGGATGGGGCCTTGGGCAGCCGGGGTGCGGCGCTGCATGCGCCTTACAGCGACGAGGCGGGCCACCGAGGCCTGCTGCTGCTCACCCCGGAGCAGTACGAGGCGCGGGTGCGCGCCTTCACCGCGCGCGGCTTCCAGGTGGCCACCCATGCCATCGGTGACCGGGCCAACACGCTCGTGCTCGACACCCTCTTGAAGGTGGTGGGCCCCGAGGGAGTGCGGGCCGGCAGGCACCGCGTGGAGCACGCGCAGGTGATGCGCCTGGAGGACATCCAGACGCTGGGAGCCCACGGCTTCATCGCCAGCGTGCAGCCCACCCATGCCACCAGCGACATGCCCTGGGCGGAGACGCGCGTGGGCCCCGAGCGCATCCAGGGCGCCTACGCGTGGCAGCGGCTCAAGGCGGCGGGGGCCACCTTGGCGCTGGGCAGTGACTTCCCGGTGGAGCGGCCGGACATGCTGGCGGGGCTCTACGCCGCGCGCACCCGGCAGGACGCCGAGGGGCACCCCCCAGGCGGATGGTTTCCGGCGCAGCGCCTCAGCGGGGAAGAGGCGCTGGAAGGCTTCACCCTGGGCGCGGCCTTCGCCGCGTTCGCCGAAGCGTCCCGGGGGCCCCTGAAGCCCGGCATGGACGCGGACTTTGTCGCGCTCTCCGTGGACCCGGTGGACGCCCCCGCCCAGGAGCTCCTCACGGCCCAGGTCCGTCTCACGGTGGTGGCGGGGACCGAGGTGTACCCGGCCCCTGGCCACTGA
- a CDS encoding PEGA domain-containing protein has translation MSNARPPKTPSLPTQSSGDGEPSVMRRDQEMEHVQSRTTAASWNAPSGADHPGSPDASAGRGGTGGTLLSSTEAGRGKVAATLRMASAAFGLMASVLFVLPGVKGTFGVPPPEAAPPVQQNLKVITPTFDAPAPAEGMDGTVTEQTSSFDGASVLVIYSQPGGVAVEVDGSDQGGTPVSLTLDCLPGKPIRVELFKRGYERVKHTTFCRSDTMIKLFASMRKATKAPSGKK, from the coding sequence GTGAGCAACGCGCGACCGCCGAAGACCCCTTCGTTGCCCACCCAGAGCTCCGGTGATGGGGAGCCCTCGGTCATGCGGCGTGACCAGGAGATGGAGCACGTCCAGTCACGCACCACCGCGGCCTCCTGGAATGCGCCCTCGGGCGCTGACCATCCGGGCTCCCCGGACGCGTCGGCGGGAAGGGGGGGCACGGGGGGCACGCTCCTGTCCTCGACGGAGGCGGGGCGCGGGAAGGTGGCCGCGACGCTGCGCATGGCGTCCGCCGCCTTTGGCTTGATGGCCTCGGTGCTGTTCGTCCTGCCCGGGGTAAAGGGGACGTTCGGGGTGCCGCCTCCCGAGGCGGCACCGCCGGTACAACAGAACCTCAAGGTCATCACCCCCACGTTCGATGCCCCTGCCCCCGCCGAGGGGATGGACGGAACGGTCACCGAGCAGACGTCTTCCTTCGATGGGGCTTCGGTCCTGGTGATCTACTCCCAGCCCGGAGGCGTCGCTGTCGAGGTGGACGGGAGCGATCAGGGGGGAACCCCTGTCTCGCTCACGCTCGATTGCCTGCCGGGAAAGCCCATCCGCGTGGAGCTCTTCAAGCGCGGGTATGAGCGGGTGAAGCACACCACGTTCTGCCGGTCGGACACGATGATCAAGCTGTTCGCGTCGATGCGGAAGGCGACCAAGGCCCCCAGCGGGAAGAAGTGA
- a CDS encoding GspE/PulE family protein, translated as MTALMSKAARILWTLAGLVLVAGGAWGLSQHLPPNLEAAVQLGRLYLSAAATPLFFMSAGLAVVLGLGASAASKLSSRAPPPLAKRPSLSPLEVVNEDVAIAVREMLVELGQYLRGVASRPEPDIILFMDTLMDGAIRLGASDVHIHPLEAGTRIAFRVHGVLEEVLTIPREVHPRLINRIKVLGKLTLYKLDKPQDGHFPFSTQEGPADIRISILPTNHGEAVALRIARSGVRLPQLTALGFPTALHEKYRELLGLPQGVIFVAGATGSGKTTSLYASLGYIKESRGALTRIASIEDPVEFDVPLFAQTQVNSEQGFTFAQGLRSVLRQDPNVIMVGEIRDPETARTAIQAGLSGHLILTTIHANSAAGVFNRLIEMGVEPFLLASATVATLSQRLVRALCPHCRTPSPISPEEVARLDAAGIASGTFYGPVGCERCGGSGYLGRTAIYEMLTVSPALRDGINEKLPSPRLQDIATSEGMVPLLAAGVERARAGATTLREVFRVVGG; from the coding sequence ATGACTGCGTTGATGAGCAAGGCGGCCCGCATCCTGTGGACTTTGGCGGGATTGGTCCTGGTGGCCGGTGGGGCCTGGGGGCTCTCCCAGCACCTGCCGCCGAACCTAGAGGCCGCGGTACAGCTGGGGCGGCTCTACCTGAGTGCCGCCGCCACCCCCTTGTTTTTCATGAGCGCAGGGCTGGCGGTGGTGCTGGGACTGGGCGCTTCCGCCGCTTCGAAGCTGAGCTCCCGCGCGCCGCCCCCCCTGGCCAAGCGCCCCTCCTTGTCTCCGTTGGAGGTGGTCAACGAGGACGTGGCCATCGCCGTGCGCGAGATGCTCGTGGAGTTGGGGCAGTACCTGCGGGGCGTGGCCTCGCGGCCCGAGCCGGACATCATCCTCTTCATGGACACGCTGATGGATGGGGCCATCCGCCTGGGCGCCAGTGACGTCCACATCCATCCCCTGGAGGCGGGCACCCGCATTGCCTTTCGTGTCCACGGGGTGTTGGAGGAGGTGCTGACCATTCCCCGCGAGGTGCACCCGCGCCTCATCAATCGCATCAAGGTCCTGGGCAAGCTCACCCTGTACAAGCTCGACAAGCCCCAGGACGGCCACTTTCCGTTCTCCACCCAGGAGGGGCCCGCGGACATCCGCATCTCCATCCTGCCCACCAACCACGGCGAGGCGGTGGCTCTGCGCATCGCCCGCAGCGGGGTGCGGCTGCCCCAGCTCACCGCGCTGGGCTTCCCCACCGCCCTGCACGAGAAGTACCGGGAACTCCTGGGGCTGCCCCAGGGCGTCATCTTCGTGGCGGGCGCCACCGGCAGCGGTAAGACGACGTCGCTGTATGCCTCGCTCGGCTACATCAAGGAGTCTCGGGGTGCGCTCACCCGCATCGCCTCCATCGAGGATCCCGTCGAGTTCGACGTGCCCCTGTTCGCCCAGACGCAGGTGAACTCCGAGCAGGGCTTCACCTTCGCTCAGGGGCTGCGCTCGGTGCTGCGCCAGGACCCGAACGTCATCATGGTGGGAGAGATTCGAGACCCGGAGACGGCGCGCACCGCTATTCAGGCAGGCTTGAGCGGCCACCTCATCCTCACCACCATTCACGCCAACTCGGCGGCGGGTGTCTTCAACCGGCTCATCGAGATGGGGGTCGAGCCCTTCCTGCTGGCCTCCGCCACGGTGGCCACCCTCTCCCAGCGGCTGGTGCGCGCGCTGTGCCCGCACTGCCGCACCCCCTCGCCCATCAGTCCCGAGGAGGTGGCCCGGTTGGACGCGGCGGGCATCGCCAGTGGCACGTTCTACGGCCCCGTGGGCTGCGAGCGCTGTGGCGGCAGCGGGTACCTGGGCCGCACCGCCATCTATGAAATGCTGACCGTCAGCCCGGCCCTCCGGGATGGCATCAATGAGAAGCTTCCCTCTCCCCGGCTCCAAGACATCGCCACGAGCGAAGGCATGGTGCCACTGCTGGCGGCAGGGGTGGAGCGGGCCCGGGCGGGGGCCACCACCCTGCGTGAAGTCTTCCGGGTGGTCGGTGGTTGA
- a CDS encoding DUSAM domain-containing protein, with translation MTDKFDSELIDELEARVLEDGEPLVLSDEVRALLRRSAEQVALSPGDADEALRSVPTATTLLQEISRRFKEGSKRLFEAQVKASDLRDAGDVDGACREMEGVLSVEVVPLYRQRAADSLHALMRLKSIEASGQIDPTLRDRSQLPILLHRVWQGHPLELNEGMRAFLRRSAADVGMSEDETEPALASPESAGALLGQIMGRLREASDRLKSAMYRMTELRDAGDFEGARQQLRDWLAVEVVPRYRRAAEENLVECLTSSST, from the coding sequence ATGACGGACAAGTTCGATTCAGAGCTGATCGACGAGCTGGAGGCCCGTGTTTTAGAGGATGGGGAACCGCTCGTACTGTCGGACGAGGTACGTGCACTCTTGCGACGTTCCGCTGAGCAGGTAGCGCTCTCTCCCGGTGACGCAGACGAAGCCCTTCGGAGCGTTCCCACCGCCACGACTCTGCTTCAAGAGATCAGCAGGCGCTTCAAGGAGGGCTCCAAGCGGCTCTTTGAGGCTCAAGTCAAAGCCTCAGACCTCCGGGATGCTGGGGACGTGGATGGCGCGTGCAGGGAAATGGAGGGTGTGCTCTCAGTTGAGGTCGTACCGCTTTACCGCCAACGTGCGGCAGACTCTCTTCACGCGCTGATGCGGCTCAAGTCGATTGAGGCCAGCGGGCAGATTGACCCAACGCTACGTGATCGGTCGCAGCTTCCGATCCTTCTGCACCGCGTCTGGCAAGGGCACCCACTGGAACTCAACGAGGGGATGCGCGCCTTCCTTCGACGGTCCGCCGCTGACGTGGGCATGAGCGAGGACGAGACGGAACCGGCGCTCGCCAGTCCTGAGAGTGCCGGGGCGCTTCTCGGACAGATCATGGGGCGCCTCCGTGAGGCCTCAGACCGGCTCAAGAGCGCCATGTACCGGATGACGGAACTCCGGGATGCTGGGGATTTCGAAGGGGCTCGCCAGCAGCTCCGCGACTGGCTGGCCGTGGAGGTCGTCCCGAGATACCGCCGCGCCGCCGAGGAGAACCTAGTGGAGTGTCTTACAAGTTCTTCGACATAG
- a CDS encoding DUF2381 family protein — protein MRDILPSRSVLPLVLVASVALAKDPDVVERIINLSEHPAVTANKIYVAGRVATVLRFEKEVDLEQTRMLGWKGWFEPLLVGGTKVVLEPLRDIEPGDRFMLLVTLRDSTEVPFVVTSEQQPLDGRRVADQQVTVIRSLESASAVQASLYESLKRERDLREKVERHEQEDSVDHALAAILAKDAPQQTPFREWRKWRLQEGDVEFVVRLFKSKGKAAVVFKITNRENQPWKMKMARLYTVSGWKDKPFAVRTDREAITPGTTGYVAIVADKSAFQEGAEQKDLLLEIYRDDGYRQLFVVLDPALARD, from the coding sequence ATGCGCGACATCCTGCCTTCTCGGTCTGTTCTGCCTCTTGTCCTCGTGGCTTCCGTGGCCCTGGCAAAGGATCCCGATGTAGTCGAGAGGATCATCAATCTATCGGAGCACCCAGCAGTGACCGCGAATAAGATCTACGTCGCCGGTCGTGTGGCTACTGTGCTGCGCTTTGAGAAGGAAGTTGATCTAGAGCAGACACGAATGCTCGGCTGGAAAGGGTGGTTTGAGCCCCTTCTGGTAGGAGGCACGAAGGTAGTCCTGGAACCACTCCGGGACATCGAGCCTGGGGACCGCTTCATGCTCCTCGTCACGCTGAGGGACAGCACCGAGGTCCCCTTTGTTGTCACGTCGGAACAGCAACCGCTCGACGGCAGGCGGGTGGCGGACCAACAGGTAACCGTGATTCGCAGTCTCGAGTCGGCGAGCGCTGTGCAGGCTTCCCTTTACGAATCCCTTAAGAGAGAGCGGGACCTTCGGGAGAAGGTCGAGCGCCACGAGCAGGAGGACTCCGTTGATCACGCACTCGCGGCGATCCTCGCGAAAGACGCTCCCCAGCAGACGCCTTTCCGTGAGTGGCGCAAGTGGCGCCTACAGGAAGGGGATGTTGAATTCGTCGTCCGCCTCTTCAAGAGCAAGGGGAAAGCAGCGGTCGTCTTCAAGATTACGAACCGCGAGAACCAGCCCTGGAAAATGAAGATGGCGCGTCTCTACACGGTATCCGGCTGGAAGGACAAACCGTTTGCAGTGCGCACAGACCGTGAAGCCATCACCCCAGGTACAACCGGCTACGTCGCCATCGTTGCTGACAAGAGCGCCTTTCAAGAGGGCGCGGAGCAAAAGGACCTCCTTCTTGAGATCTACCGGGACGACGGATACCGGCAGTTGTTCGTTGTGCTGGATCCGGCCCTCGCCCGTGACTAA
- a CDS encoding S1 family peptidase, with product MRAVRFSLLLVLGSTGCTPAEAPPSLRTVPQQVVNGTDAPGDEATVALVARRTRCTAEPLTLLCSGALIAPDVVLTAAHCLNVFGTEGPYEVFLGPQLLPEPQGRFVRVTQAVRHPGYEPQSHTFDAALLRLATPVSTVPFALPTPGTLSLAVGTAVRAVGFGDTREADRPPGRRRQGTLAIQEVSANAFRAGPSPAMSCVGDSGGPVLVSDGAREVLAGITVSGDIACRTEALQVRTEALWESFIQPFLRAAPEPSRPTRAPEALCQETCAQDADCPSGLTCVSLDGTPGHCLLPALQEGNYGEACTDDATCGVNGLCARLEPEGEAACRCFTPCEAPPPPEKTGGCASVPGPALLGLLGLLTLRWRKGLRG from the coding sequence ATGAGGGCTGTCCGCTTCAGCCTCCTGCTCGTTCTCGGAAGCACTGGCTGCACCCCGGCCGAAGCGCCGCCCTCCCTTCGGACCGTCCCGCAGCAGGTGGTGAACGGCACGGATGCCCCCGGAGACGAGGCCACGGTCGCGCTGGTGGCGCGGCGGACGCGGTGCACGGCAGAGCCCCTCACCCTGCTGTGCTCGGGAGCGCTCATCGCGCCGGACGTGGTGCTCACGGCGGCGCACTGTCTGAATGTCTTCGGCACCGAAGGGCCGTATGAGGTCTTCCTCGGCCCGCAACTCCTGCCGGAACCCCAGGGCCGGTTCGTTCGGGTCACCCAGGCGGTGCGCCACCCGGGCTACGAACCCCAAAGCCACACCTTCGACGCGGCCCTGCTGCGGCTGGCCACCCCGGTAAGCACAGTCCCCTTCGCGCTCCCCACGCCCGGAACGCTTTCGCTCGCGGTTGGAACGGCAGTGCGTGCCGTGGGCTTTGGAGACACCCGGGAGGCTGACCGACCTCCGGGCCGTAGGCGCCAGGGAACCCTCGCCATCCAGGAGGTCAGCGCCAATGCCTTCCGGGCGGGCCCCTCCCCGGCCATGAGCTGCGTGGGAGACAGCGGAGGCCCCGTCCTGGTGAGCGATGGCGCGAGGGAGGTGCTCGCCGGCATCACAGTGAGCGGAGACATCGCCTGCCGCACGGAGGCCCTCCAGGTCCGAACCGAGGCCCTCTGGGAATCCTTCATCCAACCCTTCCTACGGGCGGCCCCCGAACCCAGCCGACCGACGCGGGCCCCCGAGGCCCTGTGTCAGGAGACCTGTGCCCAGGACGCGGACTGCCCTTCAGGGCTCACCTGCGTGTCACTCGATGGCACACCCGGCCACTGCCTCCTGCCCGCCCTTCAGGAGGGAAACTATGGCGAGGCGTGCACGGACGACGCCACGTGCGGGGTGAATGGGCTGTGCGCACGGCTCGAACCCGAGGGCGAGGCGGCATGCCGCTGCTTCACCCCCTGCGAGGCCCCACCGCCACCGGAGAAGACGGGCGGCTGTGCGAGCGTGCCCGGCCCCGCCCTGCTCGGATTGCTCGGCCTGCTCACCCTGCGGTGGCGCAAAGGGCTCAGAGGTTGA
- a CDS encoding serine hydrolase — MTRTVRGFALLLAVLATSSAEALGTPAAPNWTVELNSLVQEAIQGFDGELSLYVLDVASGEEYAYDAERPTYLSSAIKLGVMLEVMHQVDQQQLSWEETLEFTPSTVRDGMHRLHRARPGDVLAISTLLEDMMVDSDNAAADLLIQRVGVDNVKAQLASRGVRTGPVSSLLDERRRIYAKLDPKAQNLSPAQVRALGKHDSLESRAQFLSKVMTPATAWTGKQLDQAFQAFYAENVNSASMRDMGHLLQQVVRCEGLSASSCTRAHALMRACQTGSARISAGLPETAAWAHKTGTQHRRACDMGFVSLPSGRTAVIAACTRNFWHVADAERLFAFLGASIWRTLSAPAAQVSRSAE, encoded by the coding sequence ATGACCAGGACAGTCCGGGGCTTCGCCCTCCTGCTCGCGGTACTCGCCACCTCCTCCGCGGAAGCGCTCGGCACACCGGCGGCACCCAATTGGACGGTGGAGCTGAACAGCCTCGTCCAAGAGGCGATCCAGGGCTTCGACGGTGAACTCTCCCTGTACGTGCTCGATGTCGCGTCCGGCGAGGAGTACGCCTACGACGCAGAGCGGCCCACCTACCTCTCGTCCGCCATCAAGCTCGGGGTGATGCTCGAGGTGATGCACCAGGTGGACCAGCAGCAGCTCTCCTGGGAGGAGACGCTGGAGTTCACTCCCAGCACCGTCCGGGACGGAATGCACCGGCTCCATCGGGCCCGGCCTGGAGACGTCCTGGCGATCTCCACCCTGCTGGAAGACATGATGGTGGACAGCGACAACGCGGCGGCCGACCTGCTGATTCAGCGGGTGGGCGTGGACAACGTGAAGGCGCAGTTGGCATCCCGGGGAGTGCGGACGGGCCCCGTGTCCTCCCTTTTGGACGAGCGCCGCCGCATCTACGCCAAGCTCGACCCGAAAGCCCAGAATCTCTCCCCGGCCCAGGTCCGCGCCCTGGGGAAACATGACTCCCTGGAGTCACGGGCCCAGTTCCTCTCGAAGGTGATGACGCCTGCCACGGCCTGGACGGGCAAGCAGCTCGACCAGGCGTTCCAGGCCTTCTATGCGGAGAACGTGAACTCCGCTTCGATGCGGGACATGGGACACCTCCTCCAGCAGGTGGTCCGCTGCGAGGGGCTGAGCGCGTCAAGCTGCACCCGGGCCCACGCGCTAATGCGTGCCTGCCAGACGGGAAGCGCTCGGATCTCCGCAGGGCTCCCCGAGACGGCCGCTTGGGCTCACAAGACGGGAACCCAGCACCGGCGCGCCTGCGACATGGGCTTTGTGTCCCTGCCGTCGGGCCGCACCGCTGTCATCGCCGCCTGCACCCGGAACTTCTGGCACGTCGCGGACGCGGAGCGCCTGTTCGCCTTCCTGGGCGCAAGCATCTGGCGCACCTTGAGCGCGCCAGCGGCTCAGGTCTCCAGATCCGCGGAGTAG